Below is a window of Plasmodium sp. gorilla clade G2 genome assembly, chromosome: 6 DNA.
atgcTCAaactatttaaaaaatatgtcttcttaaaaaaaaaaaaaaaaattaaagcaAAAATAAaggtgatatatatatatattataataatagtattaaGTTCATTGGTTAAActacttaattttttttttttttttttcttttaaaattagCCATCTAATTATAGTGTAATTTAAaactatatgtatatatatatatattttaaaaaatgcaTACAAGATtatcaaaaattatataattctaaTATGAGagtaaaatatttatctttatatataatatatatatatattataataaatactaaatataaataaatatataaaatatttgatccatttaaaaaaagaaaaaatcaaaagaaaatattttataattatacatacatatattatatatatattatataagaaaGTATTTCctcttaattttaataaaaatatataaaaaaagagataagtgatatttataaaaaagcatatatatgaccattttatatatataaaaaactaTACACATTTCTTATATCATaccaatataataatataatccAAAAATAaacttttaattttaattaaaaatatataaagacaTCTTTTGTGCAATCATATTGCACTcccaattaaaaaaaaaaataaatactattaatatatatattatatatatatatatatatatttttttttttgctaaattcgattttatatatatatataatatatataatataaatattatatatattatagagcATTTAATTCAAGAAAAtacttaataaatatatataatatatatataaatatactatataaatgcaaaaatatataaaaaagtgcattgattaaaatatatgagccatatataaatatatatatatatatatatatacatatatattatataataaatatatgtttttatatatatttttatatatatatttttttttttttcttatacatatatataatatacatatgtatttatatatatgacatatgcacatgctttttttttttttttttgcaatCCAAAttgctattttttttatttttatttgcatgataaaattttttttttttttttttttatgcaaACTCGTAGCTTTTCGCATTAAcagttcataaaaaaaaaaaaaaaaaatttttttttcgtcaaacattaaaaaaaaaaaaaaaaaaagaaagcaCACAATACATATGtacaaattaaaatatatttttttttttttttttttttaaaatacatttaaaaaaaaaaaagtatatctcaaaaaaaaaaaaatatattattcttaaaaaaaaaaaattaaatatataaaaaactattgcaaaaaaaatattttatatatatatatatattattcacaaAACTTGTcatacacataaaaaaaaaaaaatatataatttttttttttttcacaaaaTACacacaatatattttatatcataaatttatatatatattaaaaaatggcACGAACTAAACAAACAGCTAGAAAATCAACTGCTGGTAAAGCCCCAAGGAAGCAATTAGCTTCAAAAGCAGCAAGGAAATCAGCTCCAATCTCTGCTGGTATTAAAAAGCCACACAGATATAGACCAGGAACTGTAGCTTTAAGAGAAATTAGAAGATATCAAAAATCTACTGATCTtttaataagaaaattaCCATTCCAAAGATTAGTAAGAGAAATTGCTCAAGATTATAAAACTGACTTAAGATTCCAATCTTCAGCAGTAATGGCCCTTCAAGAAGCTGCAGAAGCTTACTTAGTTGGTCTTTTTGAAGATACCAACTTATGTGCCATTCACGCAAAAAGAGTTACCATTATGCCAAAAGATATCCAATTAGCCAGACGTATTCGTGGAGAAAGAtcttaaattatataattttataacaaGATATAATAAGATTTAATTATTGagttattttaataaatttatattatttataacatttatatttccttccttatatttttatttagcATTCGTTTTATACATaaaacatgtatatatatattttttttttttaaatattttacaatgacattaatttttttttttaaggctTCACTAGAAgccattatatataatatatacatatataattatatttattcaaaacataaaattaataattttttttttttttttttttcttattctttttctttttcattatgttataattttaacaactgtacaatataataaatgtacatataacaaatatatatacatataaacagtgtattattaaaaaaaaaaaatgaatcgTATTAACagttagaaaaaaaaaaattttttttttatcatctttgaaaattatttttataaaatattatataaaaggaaGAATAATAagacataaaatataagtaaacaatgtatttttatgaattatattatatatattatatgtgtgtgtgtccattttttttataactttcTTAATAAtggatattttttaaaataatcacGTACAGTGTTCTTATAATATGGTTTCAAGGCAATAGCTGTGAAGATGTTCTCTGGATATTCGgtccatattttatattttaacgATTCCTTATCCAGAATACTAGATaagttttttatttcatttgtatcatcaatttttaatataactttatgcatattatttatatgttctgGAGATAAATAATCTTTAACAATTTGATCATCCATGTTTTCTGCTATCACAGCAATACTGTCAAAGGTAAAAATTAggaacataaataaatataacaaaaaggaaaatattataatacatattaatatgtatataaatatatatatatatatatatatatatgtaagtattttatatcatatctTCTAAAAGTATGGtatacattttttctttagtacgttcaaaatgtaatatatatttctactTCTATTTTTTTACCAGGCATGACAAGCTTGGGCGATTACAGATCCTAATGGCCATTTTTTATctataatttctttatttactaatatatattgaataataGGATTCTCGTTCATTTTttcaattataaatatatattataaaacgaattaaaaataataaaaaaaaaaaaaaaaagaacaaagaAAGGgtagtatttatttattattattttttttttctataatttcctttaatatatcttcctttatatataagtatatataatatagctTCAAAAATTCcccttataaaaaaaatatattttttttttatttatagtttcttctaatattttattttttaaataatattcttttcgTTTtcccttatatatatatatatatatatatatatatatattttaatagatTAATTATTATAGTGGAATAATTTTAGATATACCTTTAGTTCTTATATAGAAAtgattaatttatatttaaaaataaagaaaaaaggagattaccaatttatataatttattatctaAATATTATTCGTAGAACATGAAAATGATTATCccaaaagaatatataaatggtattaatacattattacatatatatatatatatatatatatatatataattgttgttttaaatatatagttTATAAACTATCTACTGATGGTATACCttaaggaaaaaatatttttttaatatataatattatatattgtcagataaaaaaagttattacattttacaacattttaaaaacatgttatttttttttatttaaacctTGAATAGAAACAAATATA
It encodes the following:
- a CDS encoding histone H3 is translated as MARTKQTARKSTAGKAPRKQLASKAARKSAPISAGIKKPHRYRPGTVALREIRRYQKSTDLLIRKLPFQRLVREIAQDYKTDLRFQSSAVMALQEAAEAYLVGLFEDTNLCAIHAKRVTIMPKDIQLARRIRGERS
- a CDS encoding peptidyl-tRNA hydrolase PTRHD1, putative; protein product: MNENPIIQYILVNKEIIDKKWPLGSVIAQACHACIAVIAENMDDQIVKDYLSPEHINNMHKVILKIDDTNEIKNLSSILDKESLKYKIWTEYPENIFTAIALKPYYKNTVRDYFKKYPLLRKL